A region from the Solibacillus sp. FSL H8-0523 genome encodes:
- a CDS encoding DUF1450 domain-containing protein, with amino-acid sequence MAFSFFKRKKDLKNQVEFCITNLSLGAADVYDVLIERDDVEISESGCTSNCEICECQLFAIVNGEIIQHDTAHQLLEAVEKELEENSVVV; translated from the coding sequence GTGGCATTTTCATTTTTTAAACGGAAAAAGGATTTGAAAAATCAGGTGGAATTTTGCATAACCAACCTTTCACTAGGCGCGGCTGATGTTTATGACGTATTAATCGAACGTGATGATGTAGAAATTTCGGAATCTGGATGTACGTCAAACTGTGAAATTTGTGAATGTCAGCTGTTTGCGATTGTGAATGGGGAAATTATTCAGCACGATACAGCACATCAGCTATTAGAGGCAGTTGAAAAAGAGCTAGAAGAAAATTCGGTAGTTGTATAG
- a CDS encoding HAD-IIB family hydrolase: MIFVFDLDGTICFQGAPLDKHIVNALHKVQAQGHEIIFASARPIRDMLPVLPESLQDCRMIGSNGAFTYVDGLVEVEFLHASIQSQITKLVEEHQLAYLADSDWDYAYTGSVEHPMYKGIDSEKKAKKRRIHELTGFSKVLLFDPPKNVIEHVKTWPVTTFEYAEEKILDICSPNLNKIKGLERLGVKQYIAFGNDVNDRLMFEQATHSVCVGMHSVGEVATERVAQQDVHLKIMELGQVWQNQ, from the coding sequence ATGATTTTTGTATTTGATTTAGATGGAACGATTTGTTTTCAAGGTGCTCCGTTAGATAAGCATATTGTCAACGCATTACATAAGGTGCAGGCGCAAGGCCATGAAATTATTTTCGCATCGGCGCGTCCGATTCGCGATATGCTACCGGTGTTACCAGAGTCACTGCAAGATTGCCGAATGATTGGCAGTAACGGTGCGTTTACCTATGTAGATGGACTCGTCGAAGTAGAATTTTTACATGCGAGTATTCAATCGCAAATCACTAAGTTGGTAGAAGAGCATCAGCTTGCCTATTTAGCGGACAGCGATTGGGATTATGCCTATACAGGAAGTGTCGAGCATCCGATGTATAAGGGTATTGATAGTGAGAAGAAAGCCAAAAAGCGTAGAATTCATGAGCTGACAGGCTTTTCGAAGGTACTGCTATTTGACCCGCCAAAAAATGTCATAGAGCATGTGAAAACATGGCCAGTGACTACGTTTGAATATGCAGAGGAAAAAATTCTCGATATTTGTTCGCCAAATTTAAATAAAATTAAAGGACTTGAGCGATTAGGTGTAAAACAATACATTGCATTTGGAAATGATGTTAACGACCGTTTGATGTTTGAGCAAGCAACGCATAGTGTATGTGTTGGTATGCATAGTGTTGGCGAAGTCGCAACAGAGCGTGTCGCACAACAAGATGTACATTTAAAAATTATGGAGCTAGGTCAAGTTTGGCAAAATCAATAA
- the vrrA gene encoding VrrA/YqfQ family protein codes for MRQPFFMPPQGMMPQMPIAPRFPMYAPYMMRMPMNQMPMNNMPMNNMPPIPPQFPGAGAGVAAATAAAGAPRLEGFLAGANSLFENAQKFTPYIQQATPMFKNLPALWRLYRGFKGSPSPDPLESSTIVAPVERPPRQPRRARQERPQSVPITPKPSVPMIFQPPFE; via the coding sequence ATGCGACAACCATTTTTCATGCCCCCTCAGGGAATGATGCCACAAATGCCTATTGCTCCACGTTTTCCGATGTATGCTCCTTATATGATGCGAATGCCTATGAATCAGATGCCCATGAACAACATGCCCATGAATAACATGCCTCCAATCCCACCACAGTTTCCAGGTGCAGGTGCAGGTGTAGCTGCTGCAACTGCCGCAGCCGGAGCACCTCGCTTAGAAGGATTCTTAGCTGGTGCCAACTCTCTTTTTGAAAATGCGCAAAAATTTACGCCCTATATTCAGCAAGCAACGCCTATGTTTAAAAATCTCCCTGCTTTATGGAGGCTGTACCGAGGTTTTAAGGGCTCACCCTCACCTGACCCGCTCGAGTCTTCCACAATCGTTGCACCCGTAGAAAGACCACCAAGACAGCCGCGGAGAGCTAGGCAGGAAAGGCCACAGTCCGTACCGATTACACCAAAACCATCCGTACCGATGATTTTCCAACCACCATTTGAATAA
- a CDS encoding DEAD/DEAH box helicase, with product MSKYTDYQFKPFLQDAIAKLGFTEPTPIQKEMIPLVLKGKSAIGQAHTGTGKTHSFLLPIVQRIVEDKQQVQAVITSPTRELAQQIFDALNQLVEGTEISTKLFIGGTDKQRSIDRLKTQPQIVVGTPGRIKDLVKANALLVHTAPILVVDEADLAFDMGFIEEIDGFASHMPENLEMYVFSATIPEKLKPFLKKYMDSPVHIHMNDKRPVAEGIEFVLVPVRSKSRNARLLEVVKGINPFLAVIFCNTRKTAEHVANYLAEQGIRAAQIHGDLPPRERKKMMKQVRDLEFQYIVATDLAARGIDIQGISHVINYEIPEDLEFFIHRVGRTARAGTKGTAITLFNPEDEDALVRVEKMGIPFVQKDIKNGEWSELKDRHQRAARKTERKEDEIDKKAKALVRKPKKVKPGYKRNMKWEMDKVKKRERRIKARRNNK from the coding sequence ATGTCAAAATATACTGATTATCAATTCAAGCCATTTTTGCAGGACGCCATTGCAAAACTTGGATTTACAGAACCGACACCGATTCAAAAAGAAATGATTCCACTCGTATTAAAAGGTAAGAGTGCAATCGGACAAGCGCATACAGGTACAGGGAAAACGCATAGTTTCTTATTACCAATCGTACAGCGTATTGTAGAGGACAAACAACAAGTACAAGCGGTGATCACTTCACCAACACGTGAATTAGCGCAACAAATTTTTGATGCGTTAAACCAATTAGTAGAAGGTACAGAAATTTCTACGAAGTTATTTATTGGTGGTACGGACAAACAACGTTCAATCGACCGTTTAAAAACACAACCACAAATCGTGGTAGGTACGCCAGGGCGTATTAAGGACTTAGTGAAAGCAAATGCACTTTTAGTTCATACAGCACCAATTTTAGTGGTCGATGAGGCAGATTTAGCATTCGACATGGGCTTCATTGAAGAAATTGATGGCTTTGCATCTCACATGCCTGAAAATCTAGAAATGTATGTATTCTCAGCGACAATTCCTGAAAAATTAAAACCGTTCTTAAAAAAATATATGGATTCACCGGTTCATATTCATATGAACGACAAGCGTCCAGTAGCAGAAGGTATTGAGTTTGTATTAGTACCGGTGCGTTCAAAATCACGTAACGCACGTTTACTTGAGGTAGTGAAAGGAATTAACCCATTCTTAGCGGTTATTTTCTGTAACACACGTAAAACAGCGGAACACGTAGCAAACTATTTAGCGGAGCAAGGCATTCGTGCAGCTCAAATTCACGGGGATTTACCACCACGTGAGCGTAAAAAAATGATGAAACAAGTACGCGATTTAGAATTCCAATACATCGTAGCAACAGATTTAGCTGCGCGTGGTATTGATATTCAAGGGATTTCACACGTAATTAACTACGAAATTCCTGAAGATTTAGAGTTCTTCATCCACCGTGTAGGTCGTACTGCACGTGCTGGTACAAAAGGTACTGCCATCACATTATTCAACCCTGAAGATGAAGATGCATTAGTACGCGTTGAAAAAATGGGGATCCCATTCGTTCAAAAGGACATCAAAAACGGCGAATGGTCTGAATTAAAAGACCGTCACCAACGTGCGGCTCGTAAAACAGAGCGTAAAGAAGATGAAATTGATAAAAAAGCAAAAGCCCTAGTACGTAAGCCGAAGAAAGTAAAACCAGGCTACAAACGTAATATGAAATGGGAAATGGATAAAGTTAAAAAACGCGAGCGTCGTATTAAAGCGCGTCGTAATAACAAGTAA
- a CDS encoding deoxyribonuclease IV — translation MLLGSHVSMSGKKMLLGSSEEALSYGANTFMIYTGAPQNTRRKPIEELNIMKGLLHMQENGMQNIVVHAPYIINLGNTTKPETFELGVNFLQEEIKRTAALEATQIVLHPGAHVGAGVDAGIARIVEGLNEVLTQDYPVQIALETMAGKGTEIGRNFEELARIIDGVTNNDRLSICMDTCHIHDAGYGIVNDFDGVLNEFDKTIGIDRLKVLHINDSKNVRGAAKDRHENIGFGEIGFDALKYIVHHPQLMHLPKILETPFVGSDAKNKQAPYKHEIAMLRDGQFRPELIDQLRG, via the coding sequence ATGTTATTAGGATCTCATGTATCAATGAGTGGCAAAAAGATGCTGCTAGGCTCAAGTGAAGAAGCGCTAAGTTATGGAGCCAATACGTTTATGATTTACACGGGCGCACCGCAAAATACGCGTCGTAAACCAATCGAAGAATTAAACATTATGAAGGGCTTACTGCACATGCAAGAAAACGGTATGCAAAATATCGTTGTCCATGCACCGTACATTATTAACCTAGGCAACACGACAAAGCCTGAAACGTTTGAGCTTGGTGTGAACTTCTTACAAGAAGAAATTAAGCGTACAGCAGCTCTAGAAGCGACGCAAATCGTTTTACATCCAGGTGCGCATGTTGGTGCTGGGGTCGATGCAGGCATTGCGAGAATTGTAGAAGGATTAAATGAAGTATTAACACAAGATTACCCAGTACAAATCGCACTAGAAACAATGGCTGGCAAAGGGACTGAAATCGGTCGTAACTTTGAAGAGTTAGCACGTATTATTGATGGTGTTACCAATAATGATCGTTTATCTATTTGTATGGATACATGTCACATTCACGACGCTGGCTATGGCATCGTCAACGATTTTGATGGTGTGTTAAATGAATTTGATAAGACAATTGGTATAGATCGTTTAAAGGTGTTACACATTAACGATTCGAAAAACGTACGTGGTGCGGCAAAAGACCGTCATGAAAACATTGGTTTTGGTGAAATCGGCTTTGACGCACTGAAATACATCGTGCACCATCCACAATTAATGCACTTACCGAAAATTTTAGAAACACCATTTGTCGGTAGTGATGCAAAAAACAAGCAAGCACCGTACAAGCATGAAATTGCGATGCTACGTGATGGCCAGTTCCGTCCCGAGCTGATCGATCAACTGCGCGGTTAA
- the dacB gene encoding D-alanyl-D-alanine carboxypeptidase/D-alanyl-D-alanine-endopeptidase, translating into MKKIIQIMLLFLLFFALPLQSFASIDGAVISNLGTSNVALTIRDADTGKMVYSHNGDKLMRPASNMKLISGAAALGILGEDYRFTTELYMDGTVQNHVLNGNVYIKGSGDPTLTKENFQAFANVLKQNGIKTINGNLIGDDTAFSGSTLPVGVDKADESYYFGARTSAITMSQNADFDASTVIIEAKPGKVGAKPTYSIEPNLSGLVISNQAKTVNKGQKNTLTIKRVYNSNKVIISGSLPQGSSAKEWVTLQNPSKNTMQAIKTTLENAGIKFVNNSKIVLAPVSNEAKLLHTNKSRPLAAIFPAFMKLSNNSIADILVKAVGQQELGEGSTVAGIKVLKSYSQSLNVPVDKWRFADGSGLSDANRVTTNGLAQLLFNVQQQPYFNTYFISLPIAGNSERMVGGTLRKRLTEANLQNRIYAKTGYIPNVYTLSGYVKGNSGKQYIFSILLENKANGNTHIDRAMASIVKSL; encoded by the coding sequence ATGAAAAAAATTATTCAAATCATGCTGCTATTTCTGTTGTTTTTTGCGTTACCTTTACAAAGTTTCGCATCGATTGATGGTGCAGTTATTTCTAATTTAGGCACCAGTAATGTTGCGCTGACGATTCGCGATGCGGATACAGGGAAAATGGTTTATTCACATAATGGGGACAAGTTAATGCGCCCGGCCTCAAATATGAAGCTGATCTCAGGTGCAGCAGCATTAGGGATTTTAGGGGAAGACTACCGCTTTACAACGGAACTTTATATGGATGGTACCGTACAAAATCATGTACTCAACGGCAATGTTTACATAAAGGGTAGTGGAGATCCAACATTGACAAAAGAAAATTTTCAAGCGTTTGCGAATGTATTAAAGCAAAACGGTATAAAAACAATTAACGGGAATTTAATTGGGGATGATACCGCGTTTTCGGGGAGCACGCTACCAGTCGGTGTCGATAAAGCAGATGAATCGTATTATTTTGGTGCGCGCACGTCGGCGATCACGATGTCTCAAAATGCGGACTTTGATGCGAGTACGGTCATTATTGAAGCGAAGCCAGGAAAGGTTGGCGCGAAACCAACGTACTCAATCGAGCCAAATTTAAGCGGCTTAGTTATTTCAAATCAAGCAAAAACAGTGAATAAGGGTCAAAAAAATACACTAACCATTAAGCGTGTGTATAATTCTAATAAAGTAATTATCTCAGGGAGCTTACCACAGGGCAGTAGCGCAAAAGAATGGGTAACTCTACAAAACCCATCAAAAAATACAATGCAAGCTATTAAAACAACGTTAGAGAATGCAGGAATCAAGTTTGTGAATAATTCTAAAATAGTATTAGCGCCTGTTTCAAACGAAGCCAAATTATTGCACACAAATAAATCCCGTCCATTAGCAGCAATTTTCCCAGCGTTCATGAAGCTAAGTAATAACAGTATTGCAGATATTTTAGTAAAGGCGGTTGGGCAACAAGAGCTTGGTGAAGGGAGTACAGTAGCAGGAATTAAGGTACTGAAATCGTATAGTCAGTCGCTAAATGTGCCCGTGGATAAATGGCGTTTTGCAGATGGCTCGGGTCTATCTGATGCAAACCGTGTCACGACAAATGGGTTAGCGCAATTATTATTCAACGTGCAACAACAGCCATACTTCAACACGTACTTCATTTCTTTACCAATAGCAGGAAACAGTGAGCGTATGGTTGGTGGTACATTACGGAAGCGTTTAACGGAAGCAAATTTACAAAATCGTATTTATGCAAAAACAGGGTATATCCCGAATGTCTATACATTGTCAGGCTATGTAAAGGGCAATAGTGGCAAGCAATATATTTTCTCGATATTGTTAGAAAATAAAGCGAATGGTAATACACATATTGATCGCGCGATGGCATCAATTGTGAAAAGCTTATAA
- a CDS encoding pyroglutamyl-peptidase I, with product MQKLLLTGFEPFLSNPLNPTMDIVKALDGKILGNYEVVGRVLAVDFKQAPTQFLTLIEEVQPAIIVSLGLAAGSTKISPERVAINVKDGEKDNSGNAFLDTPIHEDGDVAYFSTLPIRQIVNRLNEAGYPAAISNSAGTYLCNNIMYEGLYYAKSHSSIKRAGFIHIPASFELAIQNGRIAGWPQKDLQAAIELALTECILND from the coding sequence ATGCAAAAACTGTTATTAACCGGATTTGAACCATTTTTATCGAATCCACTTAATCCGACAATGGACATTGTGAAGGCGCTTGACGGAAAAATTTTAGGCAATTATGAGGTCGTTGGACGTGTATTAGCGGTTGATTTTAAACAAGCACCGACGCAATTTTTAACACTTATTGAAGAAGTACAGCCAGCAATCATTGTGTCACTTGGTTTAGCAGCAGGTAGTACAAAAATTTCACCAGAGCGCGTGGCGATTAATGTTAAAGATGGCGAGAAGGATAATAGCGGAAATGCTTTTCTTGATACACCGATTCATGAGGACGGAGATGTGGCCTATTTTTCAACGTTGCCAATTCGTCAAATTGTCAATCGATTAAATGAGGCAGGCTACCCGGCAGCGATTTCAAATTCGGCAGGCACATACCTATGTAATAATATCATGTATGAAGGGTTATATTATGCAAAATCTCATAGCTCGATTAAACGTGCAGGCTTTATTCATATCCCTGCTTCGTTTGAATTAGCCATCCAAAATGGTCGTATTGCAGGTTGGCCGCAGAAGGATTTACAAGCTGCCATCGAGTTAGCACTAACTGAATGCATACTAAATGACTAG
- a CDS encoding MerR family transcriptional regulator gives MTKDYRKAMPILPIRTVMQITNLSARQIRYYEEHELVEPMRSEGNRRMFSLQNVDELLEIQELLEEGVNIAGIKKVFALKRESNNHTYRGKTFRNEDLRAMVQKELQALS, from the coding sequence ATGACAAAAGATTACCGTAAAGCAATGCCGATTTTACCAATTCGCACCGTAATGCAAATTACGAATTTATCAGCCAGACAAATTCGCTATTATGAGGAGCATGAGTTAGTAGAGCCAATGCGATCTGAAGGCAATCGTCGCATGTTCTCGCTCCAAAACGTCGATGAATTATTAGAAATTCAAGAGCTGCTTGAAGAAGGCGTAAACATTGCGGGAATAAAAAAGGTGTTTGCATTAAAACGTGAAAGCAATAATCATACCTATCGCGGTAAAACATTCCGAAATGAAGATTTACGTGCGATGGTTCAAAAAGAATTACAAGCGTTATCGTAA
- a CDS encoding isopropylmalate synthase — protein sequence MKKLEWFDNLQNSSDEQLQQFAGKNDLHVTLDEVKKLRKIMRHANISWAITGVPQEVLQKVHKLLGSKRYKQLMKLVGI from the coding sequence TTGAAAAAGTTGGAATGGTTTGACAATTTACAAAATAGCAGTGATGAACAGCTACAGCAATTCGCTGGGAAAAATGATTTGCACGTAACGCTTGATGAAGTTAAAAAGCTCCGCAAAATCATGCGGCACGCGAACATTAGCTGGGCGATTACAGGTGTACCACAAGAGGTGTTACAAAAAGTACACAAGCTGCTCGGAAGTAAGCGGTATAAGCAATTGATGAAGCTAGTCGGGATATAA
- a CDS encoding metal ABC transporter ATP-binding protein, which produces MKKTLIELKDVSFQYEYTQVLKHISLRVDEGDFLALIGQNGSGKSTLLKLILGLLKPMSGEIQLFGESAKDFKNREWIGYVSQKSNAFNSGFPATVEEVVKSGLSQKVGLFKRYPKDADFLVKAALKDVGMEKFMKRNIGQLSGGQQQRVFIARALVSDPKLLILDEPTVGIDRENVQAFYDMLGHLNKHHKMTMILVTHDVDTVSDRVSHVACLNQTIHFHGYKNDFDAITDEQIASWNGYSVRKIH; this is translated from the coding sequence ATGAAAAAAACATTGATAGAATTGAAGGATGTTTCCTTTCAATATGAATACACACAAGTGTTAAAACACATTTCTTTACGCGTGGATGAGGGCGACTTTTTGGCGTTAATCGGTCAAAATGGCTCGGGCAAATCGACGCTTTTAAAATTGATTTTAGGGCTATTAAAGCCAATGTCTGGAGAAATACAGTTATTTGGAGAATCAGCAAAAGACTTTAAGAATCGTGAATGGATTGGCTACGTCTCACAAAAGTCAAACGCCTTTAACTCAGGATTCCCAGCAACGGTAGAGGAAGTTGTAAAAAGTGGCTTATCACAAAAAGTAGGACTCTTTAAACGCTATCCTAAAGATGCGGACTTTTTAGTAAAGGCCGCACTAAAAGATGTTGGCATGGAAAAGTTTATGAAGCGCAACATCGGACAGCTGTCAGGTGGACAACAGCAACGTGTGTTTATCGCGCGTGCGCTCGTGTCAGATCCAAAGCTACTGATTTTGGATGAACCAACTGTAGGGATTGACCGTGAAAACGTGCAGGCATTTTATGATATGCTAGGGCACTTAAATAAGCATCATAAGATGACGATGATTTTAGTAACACATGATGTGGATACGGTATCAGACCGTGTGAGCCATGTAGCATGCTTAAATCAAACGATTCATTTCCACGGCTATAAAAATGATTTTGATGCGATTACGGATGAACAGATCGCAAGCTGGAATGGCTACTCTGTTCGAAAGATTCATTAA